In Chloroflexota bacterium, the sequence GCGGGCAAGGACGATGAGCGCGTGGTGAATGTGGGCAATGCTATCGCGCGAACGGGCATTGTCGTGATGATTCCATGGTCGGAACTAATGGCGCAGAGGCGCGTCAGCGGGCAGGAAATCAATGACCTTGTATACGGATTCGAGTATCTTCGCACGCTGTCAATGGTCGATGGCGAAAAAGTCGGCATGGCAGGCTTCTGCGTCGGCTCTTCTCTGTTGCTGGTTGCGGCGCAAGACGAGCGGATCAGGGACGATGTAACGGTGGTGAACTCGTTCGCCGGCTACTACGACGCCAAAGACCTGATTGCGTCGGTCGTAACGCATCGCCGCTTCTATGACGGCGACAGCAGGCAATGGCAACCGGATCAGCTCAGCACAGCAGTCGTCCGCACGCACCTGTTGGAATCGGTGCCCGACGTCGCGGAACGCCAACAAATCGCACAGGCGATCGAAGATGGCTCGGCGCTGCCATCGGGATTATCGCTTGAAGAGTTGTCGTCGGAAGGGCGGCTGGTTTACGACATACTGCACGCGCCGAACATCGACGAAGCGCGACGGCTAATCGAACTACTGCCGCCGCAATCGCTCGACACACTGAACAACATTTCGCCCAGCACGAACATTAACGACTTGCGGGCACGCATCCTCGTAATGCACGACCGGCAGGACCCGCTCGTGCCATCGGAAGAATCGCGCCGCCTAGTTGACGCCTTGCAGCGGCGAGGCGATGTGTATCACACTGAGTTTTCCTTCTTCGACCATCTCAACCCGTCCAGCAGGGTCGGCTACTTTGAGCTGGTGCGCGAAGGTTCGAAGTTGTTTGGGCATATTTATCAGGTCATGCGGGAGTTGGATTGATTGTCGGCGAAGGTGGACATGTCCTAGTATTGTCCCCATCCTAACCTTCCTCTACTAGGAGGAATGGATTAGGTTGATGGCGTGCCTGTTTAGGAGTGGCGATATTGAGGCTGGGCGTTACGACGAACCCGTATATCGCGTCCATTTTCGATTTGTTGTTCCCCGCACTCTCGCCAATGACAGGTATATTTGTCGCTATGGTCAACCTGCCAACGTGGGCTAGGGGCGATGAATTCGTCCACGCAGAAAATCCGCCTATTGCCAAGCATGATAGTATAGTGTGATACACCAGAGTGCGCGGAGACTTTTGTCGATATGGGCAGAAACTACTGGATGGTATCAACAACGCTTGACGACTTCGAGGTTACACGGGATCGGGGATACAGCGTATTCGGCATGGGCGCGAAGTATCGACGCCGGGCGCAGCGTATGCAGCCCGACGACCGGATGCTGCTGTATGTGCGCCAACTGCGCAAGTGGACGGGCGTGGTCAGCACCACATCCGGGTACTTTGAGGACCGCACGCCCATCTGGAATTCCAAAACGCGCGGCGAAGACTATCGTTATCGCGTGAAGATACGGCCGGAGATTGTGCTCAGCGAGGAAGACTACATCGACGCGCTGCAACTCGCGCCCAGAATGGAGTACTTGAAGCGTTGGCTGCCGGAACTTTGGCCGCTCGCGTTCTTCGATACGCTGCATCTCATCCCGCAGCGCGACTTTAGCCTAATCGAAGGCGAGATGAAGCGAAACATACGCAATAGGCGCAGCCGCAATAGGCAAAGCCGCAACTAATCCGCGATAGATCCCGCCGGCTCTTCCACAAGGAAGTTCTCGTCGTACAGGTCGCTGAGGCGATCTACGAACTCCTGCGGTATCTCTTCAGCCTCTGCTGCCGCGGCGAACTCTTCGAGCTGCGGAATGTTCGTGATGTTGGGCAGCACGGACGCAACCATGCCGCCGGACAGCGCGAATCGTATGGCAATCTGCCCGATAGTCGCGTCTAGGCTTTCGGTCAGGAAGTCGAGTTGCGCTATCTTGGCGAGCGAGGTGTTTAGCCATTCCTGCCTGCGGTGGCTGCGATGGTCGCTCGCTTCGAACACCGTGTCCTTCGTGTATGTGCCGTCAAGCATGCCCGATGCGTGCGGCACTCGCGTTATCAGCCCTGTCTGCTGCTCAACTGCCATCGGAAACCAGACGCGCGCCGGGTCTTGTTCCAATATGCTATAGATTATCTGCATCGCCTGCGCTTCGCGGTATTGGATGGCTGCCGTGCCTTCTTCTTCCCAGCCGATGTCCGGTCCGATGGCAAAGCCGTAGTTCAGGATCTTGCCTTCGTTTACCAAATCTTCCAGCGTTTCGAAGAGGTCGTCGTTCTCGATGGCGTCCAACTTCGGATTGTGAAGCTGGTATAGGTCAATATAGTCGGTGTCGAGGC encodes:
- a CDS encoding EVE domain-containing protein; amino-acid sequence: MGRNYWMVSTTLDDFEVTRDRGYSVFGMGAKYRRRAQRMQPDDRMLLYVRQLRKWTGVVSTTSGYFEDRTPIWNSKTRGEDYRYRVKIRPEIVLSEEDYIDALQLAPRMEYLKRWLPELWPLAFFDTLHLIPQRDFSLIEGEMKRNIRNRRSRNRQSRN
- a CDS encoding aldo/keto reductase; the protein is MKYRQLGKTDLNVSEVGFGAWTVAMNWWGKIEEPQGINLMRHAFDLGINFFDTGDAYGDGYGEEIVAKALKRQRHDIIIGTKFGYDFYTPFIREGHQERPQKWTPGFIRYACEQSLRRLDTDYIDLYQLHNPKLDAIENDDLFETLEDLVNEGKILNYGFAIGPDIGWEEEGTAAIQYREAQAMQIIYSILEQDPARVWFPMAVEQQTGLITRVPHASGMLDGTYTKDTVFEASDHRSHRRQEWLNTSLAKIAQLDFLTESLDATIGQIAIRFALSGGMVASVLPNITNIPQLEEFAAAAEAEEIPQEFVDRLSDLYDENFLVEEPAGSIAD